A stretch of the Medicago truncatula cultivar Jemalong A17 chromosome 5, MtrunA17r5.0-ANR, whole genome shotgun sequence genome encodes the following:
- the LOC11424790 gene encoding pentatricopeptide repeat-containing protein At1g69290, translated as MAKKLMKLNVVPNRTRSFSSETPSLYSFLQPSLFKFNLHNDNDNDNEPHNLPTSPPQSLSLTHQQLTTLQTTLHKSLITSQTDEAWKSFKTLTTHHSFPPKPLTNSLLTHLSSLPDNILNLKRAFASTLFLIQKHPNLLEFNTIHAILLSIKSANTAPPAFSLVRSMFKYRFFIPFHLWGGVLVDIARNNDNLAAFLPLFEENCRVAFDEKLEFMIPDVASCNAALEACCFCLQSVTDANRVVEIMSKLGVKPDVFSFGFLAYLYALKGLQDKIDELKVLMVGFGYSKNNKCFYSNLISGYVKSANLVSVESTILSSLNDRDDEGEVWSFDRDTFCLVVKEYLHKGNIKGLANLIIEAQKLESSNIKVDESIGFGIVNACVSIGLSDKAHNILDEMNALGGSVGLGVYVPILKAYCKENRTAEASLLVTEISSSGLKLDVETYDALIETSMSGQDFQSVFSLFRDMRGARVLDLKGSYLTIMTGLMENHRPELMAAFLDEVVEDPRIEVGTHDWNSIIHAFCKAGRLEDARRTFRRMTFLQFEPNDQTYLSLINGYVSAEKYFDVMMLWNEVKRKLAGDGPKGIKFDQNLVDAFLYAMVKGGFFDAVMQVVEKSKEMKIFVDKWRYKQAFMETHKKLKVARLRKKNVRKMEALIAFKNWAGLNA; from the coding sequence ATGGCGAAAAAACTTATGAAGTTGAATGTTGTTCCAAATAGAACAAGATCATTCTCCTCTGAAACTCCATCTCTTTACtcatttcttcaaccttctttattcaaatttaatctccataatgataatgataatgataatgaacCCCATAATCTCCCAACTTCACCACCCCAATCACTCTCTCTTACACATCAACAACTCACCACTCTTCAAACAACTCTCCACAAATCCCTTATCACTTCTCAAACCGACGAAGCTTggaaatctttcaaaaccctaacaACCCATCATTCCTTCCCACCTAAACCCCTCACTAATTCCCTTCTCACCCACTTATCCTCTCTTCCTGACAACATTCTCAATCTCAAAAGAGCTTTCGCTTCAACCCTCTTTCTCATTCAAAAACACCCCAACCTCCTCGAATTCAATACAATTCATGCCATCCTTCTTTCCATTAAATCTGCCAACACTGCTCCCCCTGCTTTTTCACTTGTCAGATCAATGTTCAAATATCGTTTTTTCATTCCTTTTCATTTGTGGGGCGGCGTGCTCGTTGATATTGCTAGAAACAATGACAACCTTGCTGCCTTTTTACctctttttgaagaaaactgcaGGGTTGCTTTCGATGAGAAACTGGAGTTTATGATACCTGATGTTGCTTCTTGTAATGCTGCTCTTGAAGCCTGCTGTTTTTGCCTTCAATCGGTAACTGATGCTAACAGAGTTGTTGAAATTATGTCCAAGCTCGGTGTTAAGCCTGATGTGTTTAGTTTTGGATTTCTTGCTTATTTATATGCACTTAAAGGGTTACAAGATAAGATAGACGAGTTAAAAGTTTTGATGGTTGGTTTTGGCTACtccaaaaacaataaatgtttttattctaATTTGATTAGTGGCTATGTTAAGTCTGCTAATTTAGTTTCTGTAGAGTCGACAATTCTTAGCAGTTTGAATGATAGAGATGATGAGGGGGAAGTTTGGAGTTTTGATAGAGACACTTTTTGTTTAGTAGTTAAGGAATATCTTCATAAGGGAAATATTAAGGGTTTAGCTAATTTGATTATCGAAGCTCAAAAATTAGAGTCTTCGAATATCAAAGTTGACGAGTCTATAGGTTTTGGTATTGTTAATGCTTGTGTTAGTATTGGATTATCAGACAAAGCGCATAATATTCTTGATGAGATGAATGCTTTGGGAGGCTCTGTGGGTCTTGGGGTCTATGTGCCGATCTTGAAGGCTTACTGCAAAGAGAATCGAACTGCGGAGGCTAGTCTATTGGTGACCGAGATTAGTAGTTCAGGTCTAAAGTTGGACGTGGAAACCTATGATGCTCTGATAGAAACATCCATGTCCGGTCAAGACTTTCAGTCGGTCTTTTCTCTGTTTAGGGACATGAGAGGGGCGAGGGTTCTTGATTTGAAAGGGAGTTACTTGACTATAATGACAGGTTTGATGGAGAATCATCGACCTGAATTGATGGCAGCTTTCTTAGATGAGGTGGTTGAGGATCCTCGTATTGAAGTGGGTACTCATGATTGGAATTCTATAATCCACGCTTTTTGTAAAGCCGGGAGGCTAGAAGATGCAAGGAGAACTTTTAGAAGGATGACATTCCTGCAATTTGAGCCGAATGACCAAACATACTTGTCCCTGATTAACGGATATGTTTCGgcagaaaaatattttgatgtaaTGATGTTGTGGAATGAGGTTAAGCGAAAGTTAGCAGGGGATGGGCCGAAGGGGATCAAATTTGACCAGAATCTGGTTGATGCATTCTTGTATGCTATGGTCAAGGGAGGTTTCTTTGATGCTGTGATGCAAGTTGTGGAGAAATCtaaagagatgaaaatattTGTTGATAAGTGGAGATACAAGCAAGCGTTCATGGAGACACATAAAAAGCTCAAAGTGGCCAGGTTAAGGAAAAAGAATGTCAGAAAAATGGAAGCGCTTATTGCTTTTAAGAATTGGGCTGGCTTAAATGCATGA
- the LOC11433110 gene encoding peptidyl-prolyl cis-trans isomerase E has translation MAMMQGVQKNTLYVGGLAEEVNESILHAAFIPFGDIKDVKTPLDQATQKHRSFGFVTFLEREDASAAMDNMDGAELYGRVLTVNYALPEKIKGGEQGWAAQPIWADADTWFERQQQEEDMRRLEAENKAAMLAAEELHRKQVAEEREGEKEEIEIKDDPMARAEAEVVGN, from the exons ATGGCGATGATGCAAGGGGTTCAAAAGAACACTCTCTACGTGGGAGGTTTAGCTGAAGAAGTGAACGAATCAATCCTTCACGCGGCGTTCATACCCTTCGGAGACATCAAAGACGTGAAGACACCGCTCGACCAAGCAACGCAGAAGCATCGATCCTTCGGTTTCGTGACTTTCCTTGAAAGGGAAGATGCTTCCGCCGCAATGGATAATATGGATGGTGCTGAACTCTATGGTCGTGTTCTTACCGTTAATTATGCACTTCCTGAAAAGATTAAGGGTGGTGAACAAGGATGGGCTGCTCAACCAA ttTGGGCGGATGCGGATACTTGGTTTGAGCGGCAGCAACAAGAGGAGGACATGCGTCGCCTCGAAGCAGAGAATAAAGCTGCAATGCTGGCTGCTGAAGAACTGCATAGGAAGCAAGTAGCCGAAGAGCGAGAAGGAGAGAAAGAGGAAATTGAGATCAAGGATGATCCCATGGCAAGGGCTGAAGCAGAGGTTGTTGGAAATTGA
- the LOC11427230 gene encoding folate synthesis bifunctional protein, mitochondrial isoform X2 codes for MRLRILGLSSLHTAPNSSVELHTQDEEVVIALGSNVGDRLQNFKEALKLMRKSGINITRHASLYETAPAYVTDQPRFLNSAVRAVTKLGPHELLSALKRIEKDMGRTDGIRYGPRPMDLDILFYGKFKVRSDILTVPHERIWERPFVMAPLMDLLGTAVDNDTVASWHSFSGHSGGLNALWEKLGGESLIGEEGMTRVMPVANGLLDWSQRTLVMGVLNLTPDSFSDGGNFRSVESAVSQARLMISEGADIIDIGAQSTRPMASRISVEEELGRLIPVLEAVMSIPEAEGKLISVDTFYSEVASEAVRRGAHLINDVSAGKLDSNMFKVMADLDVPYVAMHMRGDPCTMQNNENLKYDNVCKDISSELYAQVKEAEMSGIPAWRIIMDPGIGFSKKTEDNLEVLAGIPDIRAEFSKRSLAISHAPILIGPSRKRFLGEICSRTSAVERDPATIAAVTACVLGGANIVRVHNVKDNLDAIKICDAIRRQKCCPVKFGQ; via the exons ATGCGATTAAGAA TACTCGGATTGTCATCTCTTCACACAGCTCCAAACTCCTCTGTTGAACTTCACACTCAAGATGAGGAAGTAGTGATTGCTTTGGGAAGTAATGTTGGCGATAGACTACAGAACTTCAAGGAAGCCTTGAAATTGATGAGAAAGTCAGGCATAAACATTACAAGACATGCGAGTCTGTATGAGACAGCACCAGCGTATGTTACTGACCAACCTCGCTTCCTGAACTCAGCAGTAAGAGCTGTTACTAAACTCGGGCCACATGAATTATTGTCTGCACTGAAACGAATCGAGAAGGACATGGGCCGTACTGACGGTATAAGGTATGGTCCAAGGCCAATGGACTTAGACATTTTATTCTATGGTAAATTTAAAGTCAGATCTGATATTCTCACAGTACCTCATGAAAGAATTTGGGAACGACCTTTTGTCATGGCCCCTTTGATGGATTTACTGGGAACAGCTGTTGACAATGATACAGTTGCTAGCTGGCATTCATTTTCAGGCCATTCTGGTGGACTAAATGCATTATGGGAAAAATTAGGTGGAGAATCCCTTATTGGAGAGGAAGGTATGACTAGGGTAATGCCTGTTGCAAATGGCTTGCTTGATTGGTCGCAAAGAACATTGGTCATGGGGGTTCTTAATTTGACTCCAGATAGTTTTAGTGATGGGGGAAATTTCCGGTCTGTGGAATCTGCTGTTTCGCAGGCTCGGTTGATGATATCAGAGGGTGCTGATATAATTGATATCGGTGCTCAGTCTACTCGGCCGATGGCATCGAGGATCTCTGTCGAAGAGGAATTAGGTAGATTAATCCCTGTACTGGAAGCTGTAATGTCAATACCTGAGGCAGAAGGAAAACTCATATCGGTGGATACTTTCTACTCCGAAGTTGCATCAGAGGCAGTGCGCAGAGGGGCTCATCTTATAAATGATGTATCTGCCGGGAAGTTAGATTCAAATATGTTTAAGGTCATGGCAGACCTTGATGTTCCTTATGTTGCAATGCACATGAGGGGTGATCCGTGTACAATGCAGAATAATGAAAACCTGAAATATGATAATGTCTGCAAGGATATATCCTCAGAATTATACGCGCAGGTTAAAGAGGCAGAAATGTCGGGAATCCCGGCGTGGAGGATTATTATGGACCCTGGAATTGGATTCTCAAAGAAAACTGAAGACAATTTAGAGGTCCTTGCAGGAATACCTGATATTAGAGCAGAGTTTTCAAAAAGAAGTTTGGCAATCTCTCATGCTCCTATACTAATTGGACCTTCAAGAAAGAGATTTTTAGGTGAAATTTGCTCTCGCACTTCTGCAGTTGAGAGGGATCCTGCTACCATTGCTGCTGTTACTGCCTGTGTGTTGGGTGGGGCTAATATCGTTCGAGTGCATAATGTCAAAGATAATCTAGATGCCATTAAGATTTGTGATGCAATTCGAAGACAAAAATGTTGTCCGGTGAAATTTGGACAGTGA
- the LOC11427230 gene encoding folate synthesis bifunctional protein, mitochondrial isoform X1: MSILKYLSARRSQLCAARNYLKVLGLSSLHTAPNSSVELHTQDEEVVIALGSNVGDRLQNFKEALKLMRKSGINITRHASLYETAPAYVTDQPRFLNSAVRAVTKLGPHELLSALKRIEKDMGRTDGIRYGPRPMDLDILFYGKFKVRSDILTVPHERIWERPFVMAPLMDLLGTAVDNDTVASWHSFSGHSGGLNALWEKLGGESLIGEEGMTRVMPVANGLLDWSQRTLVMGVLNLTPDSFSDGGNFRSVESAVSQARLMISEGADIIDIGAQSTRPMASRISVEEELGRLIPVLEAVMSIPEAEGKLISVDTFYSEVASEAVRRGAHLINDVSAGKLDSNMFKVMADLDVPYVAMHMRGDPCTMQNNENLKYDNVCKDISSELYAQVKEAEMSGIPAWRIIMDPGIGFSKKTEDNLEVLAGIPDIRAEFSKRSLAISHAPILIGPSRKRFLGEICSRTSAVERDPATIAAVTACVLGGANIVRVHNVKDNLDAIKICDAIRRQKCCPVKFGQ, encoded by the exons ATGAGTATACTTAAGTACCTGAGCGCGCGCAGGAGTCAGCTCTGTGCTGCAAGAAACTACCTTAAAG TACTCGGATTGTCATCTCTTCACACAGCTCCAAACTCCTCTGTTGAACTTCACACTCAAGATGAGGAAGTAGTGATTGCTTTGGGAAGTAATGTTGGCGATAGACTACAGAACTTCAAGGAAGCCTTGAAATTGATGAGAAAGTCAGGCATAAACATTACAAGACATGCGAGTCTGTATGAGACAGCACCAGCGTATGTTACTGACCAACCTCGCTTCCTGAACTCAGCAGTAAGAGCTGTTACTAAACTCGGGCCACATGAATTATTGTCTGCACTGAAACGAATCGAGAAGGACATGGGCCGTACTGACGGTATAAGGTATGGTCCAAGGCCAATGGACTTAGACATTTTATTCTATGGTAAATTTAAAGTCAGATCTGATATTCTCACAGTACCTCATGAAAGAATTTGGGAACGACCTTTTGTCATGGCCCCTTTGATGGATTTACTGGGAACAGCTGTTGACAATGATACAGTTGCTAGCTGGCATTCATTTTCAGGCCATTCTGGTGGACTAAATGCATTATGGGAAAAATTAGGTGGAGAATCCCTTATTGGAGAGGAAGGTATGACTAGGGTAATGCCTGTTGCAAATGGCTTGCTTGATTGGTCGCAAAGAACATTGGTCATGGGGGTTCTTAATTTGACTCCAGATAGTTTTAGTGATGGGGGAAATTTCCGGTCTGTGGAATCTGCTGTTTCGCAGGCTCGGTTGATGATATCAGAGGGTGCTGATATAATTGATATCGGTGCTCAGTCTACTCGGCCGATGGCATCGAGGATCTCTGTCGAAGAGGAATTAGGTAGATTAATCCCTGTACTGGAAGCTGTAATGTCAATACCTGAGGCAGAAGGAAAACTCATATCGGTGGATACTTTCTACTCCGAAGTTGCATCAGAGGCAGTGCGCAGAGGGGCTCATCTTATAAATGATGTATCTGCCGGGAAGTTAGATTCAAATATGTTTAAGGTCATGGCAGACCTTGATGTTCCTTATGTTGCAATGCACATGAGGGGTGATCCGTGTACAATGCAGAATAATGAAAACCTGAAATATGATAATGTCTGCAAGGATATATCCTCAGAATTATACGCGCAGGTTAAAGAGGCAGAAATGTCGGGAATCCCGGCGTGGAGGATTATTATGGACCCTGGAATTGGATTCTCAAAGAAAACTGAAGACAATTTAGAGGTCCTTGCAGGAATACCTGATATTAGAGCAGAGTTTTCAAAAAGAAGTTTGGCAATCTCTCATGCTCCTATACTAATTGGACCTTCAAGAAAGAGATTTTTAGGTGAAATTTGCTCTCGCACTTCTGCAGTTGAGAGGGATCCTGCTACCATTGCTGCTGTTACTGCCTGTGTGTTGGGTGGGGCTAATATCGTTCGAGTGCATAATGTCAAAGATAATCTAGATGCCATTAAGATTTGTGATGCAATTCGAAGACAAAAATGTTGTCCGGTGAAATTTGGACAGTGA
- the LOC11428684 gene encoding fructokinase-like 2, chloroplastic codes for MSSLSFAHFLPLPRCNLTWSYCYASMNVVQLGGLKIQCKSGHVAMARKKASLGSVEEESSENEPVVEKKATKASKPKKVSAKTKKKSIDESPEGAIDLLVNVDSASIVEGSSPSGDGSEKKTRKTRKKDASSSAVLEEEKEVKEVKKVTRRRKPKEENIILEDKGGGEAEISDIDEPSFIENVEDEIDDGLDLEKYDGEDISDTYGWPPLVCCFGAAQHAFVPSGRPANRLIDHELHERMKDALWSPEKFVRAPGGCAGSVAIALASLGGKVAFMGKLADDEYGQAMLYYMNANNVQTRSVSIDSKRATGVSLMKIGKRKLKLSCVKPCAEDCLTKSEINIDVLKEAKMFYFNTHSLLDRHMRSTTLRAIKIAKHFGAVVFYDVNLPMPLWHSQEETKTFIQQVWNLADIIEVTKQELEFLCGITPSEEFDTKNNARSKFVHYEPEVVAPLWHENLKVLFVTNGTSKIHYYTTELDGAVSGMEDAPITPFTRDMSASGDGIVAALMRMLTVQPDLITDKGYLQHSIQYAIDCGVIDQWILGRVRGFPPQEDTEDITPDPYGIKSITETEYRTLLEPVS; via the exons ATGTCGTCTCTTTCCTTTGCTCACTTTCTTCCACTTCCCAG GTGTAACTTGACTTGGTCTTATTGCTATGCTTCTATGAACGTAGTTCAACTTGGGGGTCTCAAAATTCAGTGTAAATCTGGTCATGTTGCAATGGCTAGGAAGAAAGCTTCACTAGGATCTGTTGAAGAAGAATCTAGTGAAAATGAACCTGTGGTGGAAAAGAAAGCAACTAAAGCATCTAAACCTAAGAAGGTGTCGGCAAAGACTAAGAAAAAATCAATAGATGAGTCTCCTGAAGGGGCAATTGATTTGTTGGTAAATGTAGATAGTGCGTCTATTGTAGAAGGCTCATCTCCCTCTGGGGATGGTTCTGAGAAGAAAACACGAAAGACTCGGAAAAAAG ATGCATCTAGTTCTGCTGTTttggaagaagagaaagaagttaAGGAAGTGAAAAAAGTTACAAGGCGAAGGAAACCTAAAGAGGAGAATATAATTTTAGAGGATAAAGGTGGTGGTGAAGCCGAAATCAGTGACATAGACGAGCCTTCCTTTATTGAAAATGTGGAGGATGAGATTGACGATGGTTTGGATCTGGAAAAATATGATGGAGAGGACATAAGTGATACCTACGGTTGGCCTCCTCTTGTTTGTTGCTTTGGAGCTGCACAACATGCTTTTGTGCCTTCAGGTAGGCCTGCCAATAGGCTTATAGATCATGAACTCCACGAAAGAATGAAGGATGCCCTCTGGAGCCCTGAGAAATTTGTTAGGGCTCCCGGAGGTTGTGCCGGTAGTGTTGCCATTGCTCTTGCTAGTTTGGGTGGCAAGGTTGCTTTTATGGGAAAACTTGCAGATGATGAATATGGTCAAGCGATGCTGTATTATATGAACGCAAATAATGTTCAAACCCGATCGGTCAGCATTGATAGTAAAAGGGCAACAGGTGTGTCACTGATGAAGATTGGTAAAAGGAAACTTAAGCTAAGTTGTGTAAAACCCTGTGCTGAAGATTGTTTGACAAAGTCAGAGATAAATATTGACGTGTTGAAAGAG GCAAAAATGTTCTATTTCAACACACATTCCCTCCTTGATCGTCACATGAGATCCACGACATTGCGAGCTATCAAGATTGCAAAGCATTTTGGAGCAGTTGTTTTCTACGATGTAAACCTTCCTATGCCACTATGGCACTCTCAGGAAGAAACTAAGACGTTCATTCAGCAAGTGTGGAATCTTGCAGACATCATTGAAGTCACTAAGCAAGAACTAGAGTTCCTATGCGGGATAACACCATCTGAAGAATTTGACACCAAAAACAATGCCAGGTCAAAGTTTGTCCATTACGAACCCGAAGTAGTTGCACCACTATGGCACGAAAATCTTAAGGTTTTGTTTGTGACTAATGGAACTTCCAAGATACATTACTACACCACAGAGCTCGATGGTGCTGTTAGCGGTATGGAGGATGCCCCAATTACCCCTTTCACTCGTGACATGTCAGCATCTGGAGACGGCATTGTTGCAG CTCTCATGCGAATGTTGACGGTTCAACCTGATTTGATAACTGATAAAGGATACCTACAGCATAGCATCCAGTATGCAATTGATTGTGGTGTAATAGATCAATGGATACTTGGTCGAGTACGTGGCTTTCCTCCGCAGGAAGATACAGAGGACATTACTCCTGACCCTTATGGCATAAAATCGATTACAGAAACAGAGTATCGGACATTATTAGAGCCAGTTAGTTGA